TGGAAAAAGTGTGCCTCTATCATGTATTGCATGCCAAATTAGTTGAGCTGATGATGTAGGtcatgaaaacaaaatttgaaCTCCAACGTGTCTGACATGAAGATTGCTTTTGCAATACATGTTTTGTGGCTTTCTTATGTTCAATTTTGTTCTGTAGTGCATGCACCCTTTTGGAGTTCTGTTCTGATGGCCTTTTTTCTTAATAATTTTCTTGAATGTAGGTTCACCCAGAAGGGAAGTATGTTGTCGACATTGATAAAAGCATTGACATCACAAAAATTACCCCCACAACAAGAGTTGCTCTTCGTAATGATAGCTATGTACTCCACTTGGTTTTGCCCAGTAAAGTAGATCCTCTTGTCAACCTCATGAAAGTTGAAAAAGTTCCAGACTCTACATATGACATGATTGGTGGTCTTGATCAGCAAATTAAGGAGATCAAAGAGGTTCTTATGCGGACAACCTTTTACTTTTAATTTCAGATTTGGTTCATAATTGAACCGTCAAAATGAGGTTTCCTAATGTTATATACATTCTGGTCGAATTTGCTATCAGAATTACTTAAACCAGTTGTGCTTTCTTCTGATCTACAGGTCATTGAGCTGCCAATTAAGCATCCTGAGCTTTTTGAGAGTCTTGGAATTGCTCAACCAAAGGTAATTCTTTTGTACCGAAGTTGTTTGTCTGTGCTGTTTTATAGCTTTGTAATTGTTCACGTTTCCCCAACTCCTTATTCCCactctttctttattgtttgataGGGAGTCCTGCTTTACGGTCCACCTGGAACAGGGAAAACACTTCTCGCAAGGGCAGTGGCTCATCATACCGACTGTACCTTTATTAGGGTTTCTGGTTCCGAGCTGGTTCAGAAATACATTGGAGAAGGATCTAGAATGGTCAGAGAGCTTTTCGTTATGGCTAGGTACGTCATCATTTTTCTGGAAAGCTTCACTTCAATTTGTAACCGACTGTTAGAGATGATTAAATGGATATACTAGTTTCTGGTTTTGGTCTACCTTCTATTTATATGGCTTGTGTTGTATTGCTTTTTTACAGGGAACATGCGCCTTCAATCATTTTCATGGACGAAATTGACAGTATTGGATCAGCCCGTATGGAATCTGGAACTGGTAATGGTGATAGTGAAGTGCAGAGGACCATGCTTGAGCTTCTTAATCAGTTGGATGGATTTGAAGCATCAAACAAGATCAAGGTATACTCGATAATTCTTAGATACGTTGGGCATTCGTAGAAAATCAATTACTGTGATATTGTAGCATAAAGTTTGATATTTCTCCTTGGTGCTTATTTCTTACAATTCGATGCATGATTTTTACAGGTTCTGATGGCTACAAATAGGATTGATATTCTGGATCCAGCACTCCTAAGGCCTGGACGTATTGACAGGaaaattgagtttccaaatcCGAACGAGGAGGTATGTAATATACGTTCACCTTGACTAGTGTTCACCCTAGTACCTCTGGGTGAAACAGGTAGTTTTGGCACCTCCTGAATCATTTTGATCTCGTGTCTTGATTTTCTTAGTTGTTTTCATGATTCTATGCCCATCATTTAGTTGTTTGATAATCTTACTAGCAGTAGATATTTTTAGTAAAACAACTTTGCTGCTGAAATTGTAAATCTTAAAAATTCTTGTAAATAATGTGCTCTGATTCAGTTTGCATGATTTACTCTTAGCCAGCGTCTCATGATTTTTGTTTCACATCTTCTTGCTTCTTGTAGTCTCGATGGGATATTTTGAAAATCCACTCAAGGAGAATGAACCTGATGCGTGGAATTGATCTGAAGAAGATAGCAGAGAAGATGGGTGGGGCATCTGGCGCTGAGCTGAAGGTTTGTCATTACctcttattttctgttttggTAAATTTGTTGCTGTTTACCGACCAGTTCACTCGGTAATTCATTCCACAGCAACTGTAGAAGCACAATTTTGTATTCTCGAGCTGATGCATGATCATTATTACCTGTACCTAAGTTGTTATGAGATATCCCCTCAAAGACATCTTTTATAGGTCATTATGTAATAACCTGTGTAATGAACTTTCTCACTGATCTACTCCTATTTTCCAGGCTGTGTGCACAGAAGCAGGAATGTTTGCTCTAAGGGAGAGGAGAGTGCACGTAACACAGGAAGATTTCGAGATGGCAGTGGCGAAGGTAATGAAGAAAGAGACAGATAAGAACATGTCCCTGCGGAAGTTATGGAAGTAGACCTTTTTTTATGCTCCCTGAACACGAACTCTCCCCTGTGTTTTTCTTTATTGTATTTCTTTCCAGTGGGATTAAGAAATACAGAACCGGGTGTCTTTTCTTAATCAGACTCATTTGTATCTGATTGATTCTCTCTCAACTCAGTCTGAATTTGTTCCAATGTTTAACTTTAAGATCTATGTATTTTATCCGTCCACTCTTACTAGCAATCACTGTTAACTGGTCAGAAGCTGAGTTTGGGGAGAATGTTACACGCTAAAACTAAAAGAAGATGAGAAAGAAGTATTTATGCTATTGTACTACTGCATGGTTAGGTCTGAAAAATAATGGGTGCCGAGTTTCATAGTTTTTGAACGTTCCTAAACTATTCATGTAGGGGCCTCTGTTCTCCGCTTCAAACAATTCCCACGTTGTAGTCAAGTCATAAAAGCGCCCCCCTTAAAAATTGAATGTTAGCCAATATCATTGCCCCCTGTCTTTGTCATTGTTTTCCGACGTCTTCAAATCTTAAGTTTCCTCTGCCAGGTAATCACTGCAAACTCCGTACTTCTGATTTGCTTTTCTGCAGTAACATGTTTATTTTTGGTTGAGGTCCATATACATAATGTAATTTATAAAGGTTGAGGTCAGTTGCTATCAGCATATTACAGCTTGCACCAAGATATATCCACAAATTTATTTACTGCTAGTATTAGACACCGTAAAATGGGTATAACTGAAGCGGAAGTGTGGCTGTAAGCACAACAATGTACCAAAAACAATTCAGAATGCAGTTAACAATTCTTAGTAGTAGCTTGAAAATCTCCATCAATCTCCGCAATGAAGTTCCCTAGAGTGGGATCAGCATATCCCACAAGCCTTAACGTTACACTCAAATTTCATGGCTGTTACTACAGGCAAGACTTTGGCAGTCAAGCCGATCAAGTCATAGAATTTGACTAAGCCTACGGCGTTTCGTTTAAGTTATTCACACTGTACTTTTCCAACCATTGATTTTTCAACAGGACTTTTCTCTACACTGTTCCTGTCTTATACTGGAGTCTAGTCTTCTTTACAAGTCAGTTTGGGGATTATATAGCTCCCTAACCCTCCTCTTCTCATATTACAATTTCACAGCTTCATACGCATTTCAGGGAGGACCTGCAGAGATCACAGAGTTAAAGAGAGCTAGAGATGACTTCTAATGTGGGTCTGAGAGGATTCTTACTTGTTTTCGTCACTGCATTTGCTTTGCTTCATCATGCAACCTCTGACGATATTGATGTCTTAGACAAAGAAGGATGGACAGTACCAACCGTGGGTAACGATCAAGTCTATCGCACCTGGGCTGCTGGAAGGAAATTCGAAGTCGGTGACACCCTAGGTAAGCCACTTAAGTTCTATCCCAGATTTCAGTAATGGCGTTTTCTTCGTTCCTGTAAAGGTCCTAAAACAGAAAACTATTTTGACCCAGAAAAAATAGTAAAAGCTTGATTTATATGTTGGTTTTGCTTCTCAATAGATCTGTAGAAATTTTGCAGTTCAATTATCTAACTTCATCTGTTTCGCAGTCTTTAACTTTCGCACAAATGCACATGATGTGGCAAAAGTATCAATGGAAGATTACGATAGCTGCACCGCATCGAACCAAAACAACATCCTGAAACAAGGTCCTGCGAGGATCCCTCTTAACTCGACTGGCCCACACTACTTCATCTGCACCATCAGTACGCACTGTAAAGAAGGTCAGAGATTAGCCATCAATGTCACTGATGATTCTGAAACCGAAACTCCATCTAATTCCCCTACCACTACCACCACTCTGCCTATTGCTCCTACTCCACGCAACTCTGCTTCACACACCGCTACTGCCAGTTTCGCCCTGGCTATGTTGTTCATTTCCACTATTTTATTACATTAGAATGATAAGTTCTCAATTTCAAAGCAGATTTTCTATTTGAGATCTCTGTAATTTACTAGGATATCCAGTACAATGCCAATCTCTGTAGCCTATAGGGCATGTGTAACGGGTGtaattgttattttttatttaaagaaTAATGTGGCTAGATCTCTAGCTCATCAGCTTGACTATAATACGATTGTGATACTACTTATTTCGTGTCCATTTTGTtgctaaactatgccaaaatcaccTATAACAAGAATTTACTAATACAAACAAAATCTAAAAGATGAAAAAGGTTTTACATGACATACTTTTCCGACATAAAAATTGATCTTATTAACCAATACCAAAGAAGTAATCTATAACAGTTCTAGGAGAGGATGTTGTTTTTAAGTACCTGTCCTGAACTCTGTCCAACATAAAAATTAATCTCATCCATCAAACttaacaatcagaaaacaagtaAACCATAACAGCTCTAAGAGAGGATGTTTTAAGCACTATAACAAGTCAAAAACTAGGGCACCAATACAAACGATCAAACACATAATCTAGCAACATCTACAAAATAAGGTCAAACCATACTGTACCAAGCAAATATTGGTCGAAGTATAAGAAATCTCTAGCTTGGATCTATATGCCATTTACTTCGTCAGAAATGATGGCTTTAAGATTCAAAAAACCTCTGATCTCAAACTCAACTttaatccattctttttgtacATGACATTAGCCTGTAATCAATTTTGTTAATTAAACCAAGAACTCACCTTCATCATGCTGGAACCATTTCATAAACAACCATCATCTAGATCTCCTAGAACTACAGAGGCTTATGTTTTATAATATTATCTGAATGGGTAAGATTAAACatataaaaggaaaaataaacatTTGAGTTAGCAGCAGGACTCCAACAAAGGGGAGAAGACCCTCCAGCCCATAGAGATTAGAAAGCAATTTCTACAGTCTACATGGAATCCTACTAAAGTGTAAAATTCTTGAACCTTCATTTATTTTGCCCACTCCAAGCCCTTGTCTGGGACAGATCTTACAGTATCTCGACAGGCTAATACTACATTTGCAGCACTATGAACTAGGCCAGACATAACCATCAATGTCAGTAGCAATTCTGGACCTGAAACTCCATCTAGTTTCAGAACTCCACCTAAAACCACCACTGATCCGGGGAACTCTGCTTACTCGGTAGCTGTTGGCAGTCTATCCCTCCTTATCATGTTCATTTCCACTATTGTCCTACACTAGAATTTGTATCTCCAGAAACCTAGAAAATATATTCATTGTCTTTGTTTGTGTATTTTAGTATGATATATATTAAAGCGGATCTACATACAGTGACTTTTTATGTTAGATGGATTACCCCTTTAGAGCAAGATGCCCAAGTACTATGAAATCAGATACATAATCTGTCAGTAATGGGTTTCTTATCAGTCTCCTGTGCCAATCATATACTAGGGTTGCCAAATTGGTGATTGTTTTTGTTGATTAGGTTATACAGTTTTGATTAAATCTGGATACCCCCTTTGGGAGCAATTTTCTCAAATACTTTGCAATCGGATACATAATCTGGATACCACAATCGTGTAGTCGAGCTTGTTTGTTTCTCAGATCCTGCTCAGCTAGGAGCAAGGATCGGCAAGCTGGGGAACTCACTGTTAATAGGAGGGAAGAATGGATTTGAGGAGTGAATAAAGTGGGGTGGAATGTGATAGAACCTATCCTCTACACTAAGAAACCTGTAGACAAATATAAATATCGATGTGGGCAATCCATCCCCTGAATTGAGTTTCTTTGGTTCTCCAAGAGTGTCTTATTTCTTCCATAACACAATTGATAAAATCATATCATATTTATATGCAGTTTCTATGTTAATTATCAAGGCTTTTGATCTTGGCGTAATAGCATGATCTATCATTGTCTAATATTGACCATCTTTGCTATCAGAAATTAAAATTTCAAATCACCAAGTTAACATTTTTTTAATTATACAAAATCTTCAAATTTACTTCCACCTCACGTGCTCTCCTTCCTCGTATCCATTACTTCCCTCCTGTTAACAAAACTCGAatccctagttagtaagttcgcgaatgattcgcggatcattcacgaattttaccgtcttattcgcgtacgtttgcaactccgaacccaaatcGCGTAGTATGTGGCATTCctggattattcgcgaatcgttcacgaattttacgtatcccgaatgatacgtccgtttaattcgccataaattctttagcttttacttttcaaagatcccactttttgggctttactgcctcccgaacatacacgtCCGAATATTAGACgtattgtaatttttatgaaacaaaaacgactgaagagatttgaaggtgaaggtgagagagatctcaaactcactaaccaagcatctaaaccaccatacgacgtcctcttggataactaatgttgtatatattattaatatcatcatattaagtttattttttctttaaataactcacacatatgcataaaaattggtctatgaccttataaatacaaattatttgttatatatagataccgaattttcaaagccgaactcacatttataaatcgaattatacacgtacgtatgctgTTCCGAATTACTAACGAATCACGtctcgttgaccgaattttggaccgaatctggattttacaaaaccgtataatactcgtacgtttgacgTTCCGTAtatttgccgaatcccgaattgctaactaggctcgaATCTCCTATTGACAAAACTCGACTTATTAGTCACTTGTGTAAACATAAGTAGACCAATGTATTATCCTAATTTATTGACC
The Papaver somniferum cultivar HN1 unplaced genomic scaffold, ASM357369v1 unplaced-scaffold_23, whole genome shotgun sequence DNA segment above includes these coding regions:
- the LOC113340753 gene encoding umecyanin-like, which encodes MTSNVGLRGFLLVFVTAFALLHHATSDDIDVLDKEGWTVPTVGNDQVYRTWAAGRKFEVGDTLVFNFRTNAHDVAKVSMEDYDSCTASNQNNILKQGPARIPLNSTGPHYFICTISTHCKEGQRLAINVTDDSETETPSNSPTTTTTLPIAPTPRNSASHTATASFALAMLFISTILLH
- the LOC113340752 gene encoding 26S proteasome regulatory subunit 8 homolog A-like; translation: MAEAEVQRKQIVQRKHIESNGSSFIDAINLKNAMMTKNKPGEGLRQYYLQHIHDLQLQVRQKSHNLNRLEAQRNDLNSRVRMLKEELQLLQEPGSYVGEVVKVMGKSKVLVKVHPEGKYVVDIDKSIDITKITPTTRVALRNDSYVLHLVLPSKVDPLVNLMKVEKVPDSTYDMIGGLDQQIKEIKEVIELPIKHPELFESLGIAQPKGVLLYGPPGTGKTLLARAVAHHTDCTFIRVSGSELVQKYIGEGSRMVRELFVMAREHAPSIIFMDEIDSIGSARMESGTGNGDSEVQRTMLELLNQLDGFEASNKIKVLMATNRIDILDPALLRPGRIDRKIEFPNPNEESRWDILKIHSRRMNLMRGIDLKKIAEKMGGASGAELKAVCTEAGMFALRERRVHVTQEDFEMAVAKVMKKETDKNMSLRKLWK